Proteins found in one Chaetodon auriga isolate fChaAug3 chromosome 12, fChaAug3.hap1, whole genome shotgun sequence genomic segment:
- the sharpin gene encoding ranBP-type and C3HC4-type zinc finger-containing protein 1 — protein sequence MALSSGGWAPPAPVPASSQQTVCGGPAPTACCSTVLMSVRVSVCHSGIRPLCLPGAGSEALRLQLSMDPSRAGEFRLALRDTSGNRSVFIAEFDLRSVQYEVKSPRSHEMRLAAPPHDCIRFNFRCDREAEEWATVVMSSLREAHRVANINTCESDGRLNHTAAAMEQWSSASLPLTEELCLELARAIEAGDAQAASQHASALARQKAALTIQLSEKNYADGEISLSVVVEDVSSSCCVTVKVFPYMTVAALKQQVFLEYGFHPRVQRWVIGQCLCTEPRSLASYGVQKDGDTAYLYLISARQARITRQLFQQDLESALLAPPLPPGNGPTSQDWRGYSTLPSRLPHNNQGSSGGGSDRPGDIKDVLDIEHLQLNDHATKASKTQTEWACPSCTFINKPTRPGCEICATARPDTHIQQERGRREDRGESGLSSSS from the exons ATGGCTCTCAGCTCGGGCGGCTGGGCTCCTCCAGCCCCGGTCCCTGCCTCGTCCCAGCAGACTGTATGCGGCGGCCCTGCGCCGACGGCTTGCTGCAGTACTGTTTTAATGTCAGTCCGGGTTTCGGTGTGCCATTCCGGGATCCGGCCCCTGTGCCTCCCCGGAGCGGGCAGCGAGGCTCTCCGCCTGCAGCTCAGCATGGACCCGAGCCGGGCCGGAGAGTTCCGACTGGCGCTGCGAGACACGAGCGGAAACCGCAGTGTG TTCATTGCAGAGTTTGACCTGCGCTCGGTGCAGTATGAGGTCAAATCCCCTCGCAGCCACGAGATGCGCCTTGCCGCGCCGCCCCACGACTGCATCCGCTTCAACTTCCGCTGCGACCGCGAAGCCGAGGAGTGGGCCACGGTGGTGATGTCCTCACTAAGAGAGGCACATAGAG TTGCAAATATTAACACATGTGAATCAGATGGCAGACTcaaccacacagcagcagcgatGGAGCAGTGGAGCTCGGCCTCGCTGCCGCTCACCG aGGAGCTGTGCCTGGAGCTCGCCAGGGCGATTGAAGCCGGCGACGCACAGGCCGCTTCGCAGCACGCGTCCGCTCTGGCTCGGCAGAAAGCAGCGCTGACGATTCAGCTGTCGGAAAAGAACTACGCAGACGGGGAGATCAG cttATCAGTGGTGGTGGAGGATGTTTCATCATCCTGCTGCGTCACGGTGAAAGTCTTTCCTTACAtgactgtggctgcactgaAGCAACAG GTGTTTCTCGAGTACGGCTTCCACCCTCGCGTGCAGCGCTGGGTGATCGGTCAGTGCTTGTGCACCGAGCCGAGGTCGCTGGCCTCCTACGGGGTGCAGAAGGACGGCGATACGGCGTACCTGTACCTGATCTCTGCCCGACAAGCCCGCATCACCCGCCAGCTGTTCCAGCAGGACCTGGAGAGCGCCCTCCTCGCCCCACCTCTCCCACCAGGCAACGGCCCCACCTCCCAAGACTGGCGGGGTTACAGCACCCTGCCCTCGAGGCTACCCCACAACAACCAGG GGAGCTCAGGTGGAGGAAGCGACAGACCAGGTGACATCAAAGATGTCCTCGACATTGAGCATCTGCAGCTGAATGATCACGCCACCAAAGCCAGTAAAACACAG ACGGAGTGGGCTTGTCCCTCATGCACTTTCATCAACAAGCCGACCCGTCCGGGCTGCGAAATCTGTGCTACAGCCagacctgacacacacatccagcag gagaggggaaggagagaggatcGAGGAGAGTCTGGtttaagcagcagcagctga
- the LOC143329106 gene encoding alanine aminotransferase 1 produces MSVLKEINPNVKNIKQLASVVLAREASQISEELREGVRKPYEEVIDVSSGDPHRAGVKPLSFVRQVLAACAYPQLIDSARLPVDVRQRAQKLLGECVGGSVGSYTSSEGSPQIVRRISEFITRRDGGIPSSPENIYISPGSEWSFMSTLRLLVNSEGSPRTGVLTPVPCQSTTNMTITLLGAVVVPYHLNEERGWALQVEELHRALESAKGACNPVALYVINPGYPSGHVQSRKSMQEVIRFVSEKRLFLLADEVYQDCVYGEKSEFLSYRRVLSEMGPPFSDTVELASFHSASQGFLGECGLRCGYVELVNLDPGVMEYIYKVFSIDSSAPVLGQIALDLMMNPPQPGDPSYPLYKEETENIRSTLVQNVKRAVEVVNSLPGFCCQPVEGGAFLFPRLYFPPKAIQKAKEAGVQPDTFYCARLLEQAGVLISPGCENGQKEGTHHIRFCIMTSEKTMEELLRRLTCFHSQFMKDFS; encoded by the exons ATGTCTGTCCTGAAGGAGATCAATCCAAATGTGAAGAACATAAAGCAGCTGGCATCCGTAGTTCTGGCCAGAGAAGCAAGCCAGATCAGTGAAGAGCTCAGAGAG GGAGTGAGAAAGCCATACGAAGAGGTGATAGATGTCTCCTCAGGCGACCCGCACAGGGCCGGTGTGAAGCCTCTGTCGTTTGTCCGACAG GTTCTTGCTGCTTGTGCTTACCCTCAGCTGATAGACAGCGCCaggctgccggtggacgtccGACAGAGGGCTCAGAAGCTGCTTGGGGAGTGTGTTGGGGGGAGTGTAG GTTCTTACACGTCTTCAGAGGGTTCACCACAAATAGTCCGCAGGATCTCTGAATTCATAACGAGACGAGATGGTGGGATTCCGTCTTCCCCTGAAAACATTTACATCAGCCCAGGCTCGGAGTGGTCATTCATG AGCACTCTCAGATTGCTGGTGAACAGCGAGGGTTCACCCAGAACAGGGGTGCTGACTCCTGTGCCGTGCCAGAGCACTACCAATATGACCATAACCTTGCTGGGAGCAGTTGTAGTTCCCTACCACCTCAATGAGGAGCGGGGCTGGGCGCTGCAGGTCGAGGAGCTGCATCGAGCTCTGGAGTCTGCAAAGGGAGCGTGTAACCCTGTAGCTCTGTATGTCATCAACCCTGGATACCCCTCAG GTCATGTTCAAAGCAGAAAGTCGATGCAAGAGGTGATCCGGTTTGTCTCGGAGAAGAGGCTCTTCCTTCTGGCAGATGAG GTCTATCAGGACTGTGTTTATGGGGAAAAGAGCGAGTTTCTCTCTTACAGGAGGGTCCTGTCTGAGATGGGCCCTCCTTTTTCAGACACAGTGGAGCTGGCGTCCTTCCACTCAGCATCCCAAGGCTTCCTGGGAGA GTGTGGTCTGCGTTGTGGATATGTGGAGCTGGTAAATCTGGACCCCGGTGTTATGGAGTACATCTACAAAGTGTTCTCAATAGACAGCTCTGCGCCGGTGTTAGGGCAGATTGCTCTGGATCTGATGATGAACCCTCCACAACCAGGAGATCCCTCATACCCCCTTTATAAAGAA gagacagaaaacatcaggaGCACGCTGGTTCAAAATGTGAAGAGAGCCGTTGAGGTTGTGAACAGTCTGCCGGGTTTCTGCTGCCAACCAGTGGAAGGAGGAGCATTTCTGTTCCCCAGGCTCTATTTCCCACCCAAAGCCATTCAGAAAGCCAAG GAAGCAGGAGTGCAACCGGATACGTTCTACTGTGCCAGACTGCTGGAGCAGGCCGGCGTGTTAATCAGTCCTGGTTGTGAGAACGGACAAAAGGAGGGCACCCACCACATCAG atttTGCATCATGACATCTGAGAAAACTATGGAGGAATTACTGAGACGCCTGACCTGCTTTCACTCACAGTTCATGAAGGATTTTTCTTAA